GTCAATACGCCGTTACTCAATACACCGTTGGTTCAAACATTGTTAGTTCAGAATACCTCTTTTTAAACTACTGAACgttaatgtttattttgtctGTGTTTAGTTCTTTATGTTAATCAGTTTGTTTCgatttatttgtgttttgtgtttctcCAAACAAATATGTAGATGACACGCcatgatgtaactgaaatattgtgcaAGGAGGCATTATACTCTGTCATACACTCTCCATCTGAATTCATGATATACAGTACACTTTAACTCTCTTCCAACCAATCGTCATAAGTGTCGGGACAGTTGGAACAACTAATTCAGACATATATAGTTACATAgctaacaatatacaatgtttcATACTAGAAAAGAATAATTATCAAACCTGCACATTCGGAGTTTTGTCTTGTGGTTATATCTACATGAATTGGTATGTTCAACATTCAGTGGACATGGGGACTGAGAGATACTTTACCGTATTTCCAATATTAAAGCGTGCAAGTTGTAAATTGGCATGTACTGGTAGGATGGGAGTTGTTATGGCGAACACTCTCTGATTCAATCAGATTTTCACCTCTATTTTGCCCGTTAGCTTAAGAGGAATTTGGGGAGATTTTTTAGACTGGTTATATTCGTGTAAGCGTCCGctagtcacactgaagacctgggttcgattcggtataatgtgtgaggtccatttctggtgtaacccgccgtgatattgttggaatattgctgaaagcggcgtaaaactcactcttaTAGTCTTCAGATCCGTGTTGCCCTTTTCGCTGAGTGAAATGTGTGTCGTCGGTTTCCTCAGACACTTACTTTGACCTGATATATTTACAGATTTCTGAAAGATGGCGGAAGTGTGCGTCTCGCTCCTCTCTTTCGTGGTGGGGGCCCTCCTCATCCCCCTAGTCTCCCTTCAACCAGCTCCTGGAGGGACCCAAGTGGAGCTGAACATGTTGCAACCGGGAATATCTCAAGGGATGATGCCGATGCAGCCACAACTGCATCAAAGTCTGGGGATGCAGATGAGGATGCTCCCGCCGGGGATGCAAGGGATGCAGCCCGGGGGACTTCAGATGCAGCAGCCAGGGTCAGGCCAGCCGAACTGGATGACAGATGCAAGAGCTAGAGCCGTGCAGATGAACTTTGCTATGGGACCGGAAATGGGAGGTGGCATGACAGGAGCCAGTGCAGCCAATGTAGCTGCTGCTGGAGCCGGTCCTGGAGCTCCAGGAGCAGTTGATGGGATGGGAGGTGGTGTCGGTGCTGGGATGGGTGCTGGAATGGGTGCTGGTATGGGTGCAGCTATGGGTGGGGCAATTGGCGCAGCTGGATTACCTGGGATGGCTTTACAACAACAAGCTCAGCAACAAGTTCAGCAACAAGCAGTCCAGCAGCAAGTTCAGCAACAAGCCATGGCTGCCCAAGGATTAACGGGGCAAGCCGCCCAAGCAATGCAAGGAGGGATCGCCGGGGTCCCCCAACCTGACATGCAAATGCAAAACTCCATGTGGGCAGTCGGGCCTTACCCCCAGCCATCTATGATGGGGGGACAGTTTGGAGCATTCCAGTATCCAATGGGAGGAAACTACCCTGGAGGAGTACCTGGTATGGCTGGTGATCCCCAGATCGCTATCTCCATGATTACGACACCAAGACCGGCTGCTGCCGACGCTATTGCTAAAGCTGGTATTGAAGGGACGGTCACGTTAACCCCAGCCGTGACGAAACCCCCTGCGTCCACACCGTATCCTAAGGTTCTATACGTAGATAACCCCAAATTCACTAATGGTATGATTAATTGGAAGGACGTGGCTGATGCGCTGGTTCAAATTGGAAAGGTTCTTAATTGGCTAATGAAGTTCTCCTACGCGCAGTAACGACGCTGTTTAAGAATACACAACCACAAATGAATACGTGATACTATGAAGGTATCCCGCCCCAGTGAAACTGTTCTTGTTTTGGTTGGTGATTTCGGAACAGCAGAAGTGATATTGGACTATGCTTTGAATTATTGGACAATCATTACAGGAAATTTACAAGTGAAACTTACTGACGTTGTAAATGACGTCGATAGTTACATAACATCAAATGTAAGTTATTGTGGCATTAAATCATATTTATACCTGTCCCTTGTATTTTTGCAAATATTTACTGTTCTCATTGGTATCGCCAGTGAAAATTTAAAATTGGTCTTCTAcctgtgtttgttgtaaaatgttacgtaatggacatggtggaatagacacatatcatcgtatcccaaatgcgtagatcgatgctcatgacattgatcacaggattattTGGACCAGATTCAGATATTTAAagatcgccgccatacagctggaatattactgcgGAAGCACTAGACAACAAACAAGGCTATAGTTTAAGCAGTAAGGTCTCCTCCGTTAATGACAAAGTCAATAAACTCCGTCCTGgccgctgccatgtagctggtatACTGCCTGCTGCAGCGTTACGCCAACACAAATTTGGCATCACAATTAAGCTGTCATTGCATCTACACAGACACAAGCCtctacaaacaacaacaacattacagtaacTACACACCTGTGGAAATGGACGAGAAATAAACAGAACAAAGGGGTCGAACCTTTTGGTAATTTTAACAGTTCATCAGATTATGCTGCTACGGTTGATTAAACGGACCAGCGGGTAGCATGGCAGTTTAAGTGTTGACTCGTCACTTCGTGTTCTGTcacaaacatgggtacaataaggggcatgacttgtgttCCCGGTCGTCACTCGCTGATAACCACAGCAGTTTGATATGCATTTATATCAGGAGGATAATTATATCTTTTCGTCTATTTATTCCACGTGTTATCCCACACGGAACAACAAACATACTCTGTTCAGTGATCTAGAGTAGCTTTGGCTGAACCCTAATAACTGATTCTATTCTAACACAGAACCATGTCCAAGCATGTTTTGTGTCGGATTTAGATGCACAGTATTCTGGCAtgccaaagggaggtaattcggGTGTAGGACGTAGTGTTGTACATTGAAACGGTGGTGTC
The window above is part of the Haliotis asinina isolate JCU_RB_2024 chromosome 1, JCU_Hal_asi_v2, whole genome shotgun sequence genome. Proteins encoded here:
- the LOC137284486 gene encoding elastin-like, whose translation is MAEVCVSLLSFVVGALLIPLVSLQPAPGGTQVELNMLQPGISQGMMPMQPQLHQSLGMQMRMLPPGMQGMQPGGLQMQQPGSGQPNWMTDARARAVQMNFAMGPEMGGGMTGASAANVAAAGAGPGAPGAVDGMGGGVGAGMGAGMGAGMGAAMGGAIGAAGLPGMALQQQAQQQVQQQAVQQQVQQQAMAAQGLTGQAAQAMQGGIAGVPQPDMQMQNSMWAVGPYPQPSMMGGQFGAFQYPMGGNYPGGVPGMAGDPQIAISMITTPRPAAADAIAKAGIEGTVTLTPAVTKPPASTPYPKVLYVDNPKFTNGMINWKDVADALVQIGKVLNWLMKFSYAQ